The Shewanella halotolerans region ATGGTGACGACCGGGGCGATCATTCATGGCAGGGGCGATTATCTGGCCTATAACCAGGAGGAGCACCCGCTGGCGCTGCAGCTAGGGGGATCCAATCCTGAAGATTTGGCAAAGTGTGCCAAGTTGGCGGCGGAGCGTGGCTATGATGAGGTCAATCTCAATGTGGGCTGCCCGTCGGATCGTGTGCAGAATGGCCGTTTTGGCGCCTGCCTGATGGCCGAGCCTGATCTGGTGGCTCAGTGTGTGGCGGCGATGAATGAGGTGGTGGATATTCCGGTAACGGTAAAGACCCGCATCGGCATCGACGAGCAAGACAGCTATGAGTTTCTTACCGAGTTTGTCGACAAGGTGAGCGCGGCTGGCTGCGACACCTTTATTATTCATGCCCGTAAGGCCTGGTTGCAGGGGCTGAGTCCCAAGGAGAACCGCGAGATCCCCGAGCTCGACTATGACAGGGTGTATCGCCTCAAGCAGGATTACCCTCAGCTGAGCATCTCCATCAATGGTGGGGTCAAGACGCTAGCAGAGTGCGGCGAGCACCTCAAACAGCTAGACGGCGTCATGGTGGGCCGCGAAGCCTATCAGAACCCTTATCTGTTGGCTCAGGTGGATCAGCAGCTGTGCGGCCTGGACAAGCCTGTGCTGAGCAGAGATGCCGTTTTGGAGAATATGATTCCCTATATAGAGAAACATCTAGTGTCCGGTGGTCGCCTGAATCATATTACCCGTCACATGACAGGTTTGTACCAAGGAGAGGCGGGTTCGCGGGCCTGGCGTCGTTATCTGAGCGAGAATGCTCATAAGCCTGGTGCCGGTATCGCCGTGGTGCATGAGGCCAGAGCCAGCATGGAACTCAAATAAAAACATAATACAAACAATGTATTGATTAAGATTCTTGCACAAAGCCGCTGATAACACAGCGGCTTTTTTTGTCTAACTTTTAAACTTCTCACCAGAGTTGGCGAAAATTACCAGCCGGTAGTGAAACTCACTATCTTCTTAACCAGCCGCCTCAGTCCTAATGAATGTCTCAGCGGCATTAAATTTTATAAACTCTTATTTATCATATATTTATATTGTTTTTATAAAGTTGGCACACCCCTTGTATTGTCATAGATGTCATAAACGAAATGGAAAGGAAGACATCATGAACAAGCTAACTAAAGTATCGCTAATCGCCTCTCTACTTGTAGGTGCTAGCTTCTCTGCCTCGGCAGATGACTTTATCCCAACAGATATCACCGCCAAGCTGGAGCGTCATTTGGCGACACAGATGCAAGAGATGATGGTGACTGCTCAGCAAGAACTGACACTTTCACTGCAGGCGCAGCTGTCAGAGTCGCTATTCGACACTAACCTTAAGCTGGCAGAAACGGCGACCAAGAGTGAAGACGCACCGATGAAGAGTGCGATGGTTAAGGAATAACTCTGGTAAAGGAATACCATAGTTTGGGGAATTGTTATGACTTATCTGTTTGAGTTGGCAGCACTGTTACTGCTCCCAGTATTGAGCTTCGCGCTCTGCGCAACCTTAGTCTGTACCTTGAAATGGCATAAGGTGTTATAGCCGGGGCTCATCAATTTGTTGATAGTAAGGACAAGTATTATGAATATCGATGATCTGGTAAGAAGGCTAAAAAATCCTCGCAGCATAGTATGTGGTGTGGCGGCGATGACGGCAGACAAATTTTCCTGGTCTTGCCTATGGACTCGCGTCGTGTGGGCCGTGGCAGCCTTTATGAATCCGGCCTTCGTCTTGTTAGTGTATTTTGTATTGGCACTCGTTCTGCCGAAATGGAAACCAGGCTACTAGCCGTTAGGAATTAAGAGCGTGAAGGGACGTACGAATTTACAAAAAGCGCTGGATATCTTGCTGGCCCTGGGTGTCATCCTTATAGTGGCTGCGGCGCTGATGATGCTGGGACATTACTTTGAAGCGCGTTGGTTTTACATCAGCCTGGAGTCGCCTCAGTGGATCGACATAGGTTTGTGGAGTACGGCGCTGGTCAGTGCCCTGTTATTGATTCTGCTACTCTGGCTCACTCTGGCCTTTAGTTTTGTCGCCCTGGTTTCTTCTGTTTGTGTGCTAAGCGCCATCGCCATGTTGTTTGCCGGCTTTTCGCTGTTTTGGCCGATTCTCCTATTACTGCTGGCGGCTTGGGGCGTAGGCCAGGCTAGCCGGGTCGATTAGCCTGGCTCGATTTCTTTATCTGCTCAGGAAGGCGTTAAACTGCGCCTTGGCCTCATCGCTTTGCAGGCGAATGGCAAACTCTTCCAACTCTTTTTGCATCTGCTCCCTGATGAGCTCGCTGTCACCGCGTATCAAGCGGCGACTGGCTCTGAGTGCCTGAGGTGGCTTCTTCGCCAGCTTGATGCTTTGGCTCAGGGCATGACTCATCAACTCATCGCTTGGCAGTAGATCGTTGATAAGCCCCATCGATAGGGCGCTGTGGGCATCGAAGGCCTCACCGAGCAGCAGCAATTCGCTGGCCTTGGTCTGGCCGACTAGGCGGGGCAGTAAAAGGCTGGCACCGGCCTCGGGCACCAGCGCCAGATTGACGAAGGGCAGCTGGAACTTGGCGGTGTTGTCGGCATACACCAGGTCGCAATGCAGCAGCAGGGTCGTGCCTATGCCGACGGCGGGACCGGCCACGGCGGCAACCAGAGGTTTAGTGAGATCCAGCAGGGTGAACAGAAACCTGACGGTAGGATGATTCGGTCCTAAGTCACTATTTTTTAAAAAGTCGGCAACATCGTTACCCGAGGTGAAACAATCGCCTTCGCCTTTGAGGAGAAAGGCGTTAATTCCGTTGTCTGACTCCCCTTGGATAAGGTATTCTGTGAGCCGAGCATACATCTCAAGGTTAAGCGCGTTGCGTTTGTCGGGGCGATTGATCGTGATGATGCGTACGCCCTGCTCATCCTGAAATTGAATGTTACTCATGGGTCAATAATCCTTATTTGGCAGATGGGTTAAAAAGGAGTTTAAGGCATTGAAACAGATTTTCAAACACGCGTTTAATTTTGTCCTGCTATCATGCACTTCATTTTCCGTATTGGCAAACGTCATGTTTGTCGATGGCTATGTCAGGGCCATGCCGCCGAGCGTGCCCAATACCGCCGCCTATTTCACCCTGATGAATCATGGGCCCGAGGTCGATCTTATTGGCGTCGACACAGAGGTAGCCGCCGAGGCGCAGCTACACACCCTGGTGGAAGAAGAGGGCGTGGTGAAGATGCGCCAACTCCCCAAATTTACCCTGGCCAGCCACGCTAACCTGGAGCTTATGCCCTCGGGTAAGCACGTGATGCTGTTGGGATTAAAAAAACCGCTGACGGAAGGACAGGAAGTGGTGTTAAGGCTAAAGTTTAGCGATGGCAGCGAGCAGCAGCTGACGCTGCCGGTGAGCAAGCAAGCGATAGCGACACAAGATGATGGCGAGCACCATCATCACCATTAATGGAGTAAGAGTATGCAGGTAACATGGAAACGGGTCAGCCTGGCGGCCGCCGTCTTATTTTTGATTGGCTACATCATCAGCGTATGGTGGAGCGTAGAACCAGACAGTATAGAGCCCCATCAACTCAATAACGAGACGGGCCATAAGATAGTGGGCTACGCGACCACTACCTCTTTGATTTTGACCATGGAAACCCTCCTCGATAAGAACGGTGGCTGGTTGTCGAACGACGTGATGCCTCCCTCGCTGTTCATGGATAACATGCCCGCCTTCGAGTTTGGTGCCATAGAGCAGGCGCGGGATCTGGCGCTGATCATGCGCAAGGAATTTAGCCGTTCCCAGTCGCAGTCTACCGCCGACAAAGATCTGCTGGCGGCCCACTCTAAGCTGAATATTGAACACACCAGCTGGTTGGTGCCGAGCGCCGAGGGCGAGTATCGTGACGCCATCAAGCTGCTCAAGCTCTATCGCGCCCGCATCGCCGACACCAATAATCCCGATGCTCAATTCTATGCCCGCGCCGATAACCTCAACGAGTGGCTCAAAGAGGTGCAGAAGCGCCTGGGCAGCATGTCGCAGCGTCTGTCTGCCAGTGTCGGTCAGGAGCGGATCAATACCGATCTCGCCGGTGACACTGAGGCTAGCCAGTCCACACCTAATCTGGCCAGCCAGGAGATCAAGACCGGCTGGTGGCAGATCGACGATGTCTTCTATGAAACCCGCGGCGCCACCTGGGCACTGCTGAACTTTATGAAGGCTATTGAGGTAGATTTTGCCGACGTATTGAAGAAGAAAAATGCTGAGGTCAGCTTGCAGCAGATCATTCGTGAGCTGGAAGAGACGCAGCAGCCTGTGTGGAGCCCGATCGTGTTGAACGGTTCTGGGTTTGGCATAGTGGCCAACCATTCGCTGGTGATGGCCAATTATATTTCCCGCGCCAATGCCGCGGTGATCGATTTAACTAACTTATTGACTCAAGGCTAATTAGATGAAAAAAACACTACTTGCATGTGCTCTGCTCGGGTCTTTGGCAGCGACGTCTGCACAGGCGGCTACTGTAGTTGGCTTCAAGGTGGGCGGCGACTACTGGAATGCCGATACCGAGGGTACCTTTGCTCAGAAGGGCCAGGCTCAACAGGAGTTTGATTACAGCTCTTCATCTCAGGGCAGCATCTGGGTCGCCATCGAGCATCCGATTCCTTTAGTGCCTAACCTGAAGATCCGCGAAAACCGCCTGGATGCCGACGGCAAGGCGACTGTGACCGGCGACTGGTCATTCGGCGATCGCGTATTTAATGATGATGTTACCACGGCAAGCAACCTGAGCAATACCGATTTCGTGCTCTACTATGAGCTGCTGGATAACGACATAGTGGCACTGGATCTCGGCGCCGCCTACAAGAAGATGCATGGCTCTTTCCGCGTACATCAGATCTCGCCATCTGGCGTGGTAGGCGCCTATGCACAGAAAGATCTCAGCGACGGCATCGTCATGGCTTATGCCAATGCCGAGGTGGGCATTCCTGGCCTGGGTCTGTATGGTTTTGCCGACGTGATGCAGGGCATCGACGAGAGCAGCGTCTACGACTATCAAGTGGGTTTGGGCTGGCAGTTTGACGGCGTGGCGCTAGATACCAAGGTGCGTGTCGGTTACCGTGACTTTAACTTCGATGTGAACGACTTCGATGGCGTGACCGCCAACATGCAGTTCAAAGGCTATTTTGCCGGGGTTGAGCTAGTCTTCTAATAGCTAGTTTGTAGCCAAAAAAAAACCGCCATGATGGCGGTTTTTTTTTGTGGCTAAAGCCTGACGTCTTACTGACTGACTTCAGGTGCCTTCAGGCCATTGTTGATGGCGATGACATCGTCTTCGCTCAGGGTACCTGTCGCTTGTTTCAACGCCAGGATAGAGTTGATATAGCCATAACGGGCATTAGAGAGCTGACGCTTAGAGTCATAGAGGTCACGGGTACGGTTGAGTACGTCAACGATAGTACGGGTACCGACTTCGAAACCTGCCTGAGTCGCTTTCAGTGCGCTCTCAGAAGAGATCACAGATTGCTCATAGGCGCGGATAGAGCTGATAGATGCACCAACGTTGTTGAAGTTGTTACGCACATCCTTCACAACCTTGCGGTAGGTCTGTTCCATCTTCTCGCTGGCTTCCACGTATTGGTACTGTGCCTGGTTGACCTTAGAGCTCACTTTAAAGCCTTCGAAGATAGGCACGCTCAGGGTCAGACCCACGTTGGCGTTGTCGTAATCGCTCAGATCACCTGCCTGATTCTTCTGATTCAGGTTGGTGGTGTAACCCGCATTCAGGCTCAGAGACGGCATGTGACCCGCCTTGTAGAGCGAGATGGTCTGCTGGGCGATATCTTTACCGATACGCGTGGTCAGCAGATCCACACTGCTGGTCTCGGCCATCTTCAACCAGTCGTTTGGCATGGCTGGGGTTGGCGGTACCGCGGTGAAACGTGTGGTATCCAGAATATCGATAGACTTGTGGTCTATGCCGGTGATTTCTCGCAGGGCTTCGTAGCTGTTGATCAGCTGGTTTTCTGCCAGAATTTCCGATGCACGGGCCAAGTCATACTGAGCCTGAGCCTCGTGTACGTCGGTGATCGCGGTGAGACCCACGGCGAAACGCTGCTTGGTCTGCTCGAGCTGACGCTCGATGGCACGCTTCTCGGCGCCCTTGAATTCGTAGTTATCTTTCGCGGCTAAGACGTCGAAGTAGGCGCCTGTCACGCGAATGATGAGTGACTGAAG contains the following coding sequences:
- the dusA gene encoding tRNA dihydrouridine(20/20a) synthase DusA, giving the protein MSFATMPTAINRTFSIAPMLDWTDRHYRYFARLMSSELLLYTEMVTTGAIIHGRGDYLAYNQEEHPLALQLGGSNPEDLAKCAKLAAERGYDEVNLNVGCPSDRVQNGRFGACLMAEPDLVAQCVAAMNEVVDIPVTVKTRIGIDEQDSYEFLTEFVDKVSAAGCDTFIIHARKAWLQGLSPKENREIPELDYDRVYRLKQDYPQLSISINGGVKTLAECGEHLKQLDGVMVGREAYQNPYLLAQVDQQLCGLDKPVLSRDAVLENMIPYIEKHLVSGGRLNHITRHMTGLYQGEAGSRAWRRYLSENAHKPGAGIAVVHEARASMELK
- a CDS encoding copper chaperone PCu(A)C produces the protein MKQIFKHAFNFVLLSCTSFSVLANVMFVDGYVRAMPPSVPNTAAYFTLMNHGPEVDLIGVDTEVAAEAQLHTLVEEEGVVKMRQLPKFTLASHANLELMPSGKHVMLLGLKKPLTEGQEVVLRLKFSDGSEQQLTLPVSKQAIATQDDGEHHHHH
- a CDS encoding TIGR04219 family outer membrane beta-barrel protein, which codes for MKKTLLACALLGSLAATSAQAATVVGFKVGGDYWNADTEGTFAQKGQAQQEFDYSSSSQGSIWVAIEHPIPLVPNLKIRENRLDADGKATVTGDWSFGDRVFNDDVTTASNLSNTDFVLYYELLDNDIVALDLGAAYKKMHGSFRVHQISPSGVVGAYAQKDLSDGIVMAYANAEVGIPGLGLYGFADVMQGIDESSVYDYQVGLGWQFDGVALDTKVRVGYRDFNFDVNDFDGVTANMQFKGYFAGVELVF
- the tolC gene encoding outer membrane channel protein TolC, whose product is MKFKIRTLCAALTLAATTSAVHADDLLQIYQQALTNDPIALQAQAQRDRLYEQIEENRAPLLPTISASVGYGKSWTNVDDDKYNSGLDAGLSLKQVIYDHSAWVGLDLAELAASQADAAYASTLQSLIIRVTGAYFDVLAAKDNYEFKGAEKRAIERQLEQTKQRFAVGLTAITDVHEAQAQYDLARASEILAENQLINSYEALREITGIDHKSIDILDTTRFTAVPPTPAMPNDWLKMAETSSVDLLTTRIGKDIAQQTISLYKAGHMPSLSLNAGYTTNLNQKNQAGDLSDYDNANVGLTLSVPIFEGFKVSSKVNQAQYQYVEASEKMEQTYRKVVKDVRNNFNNVGASISSIRAYEQSVISSESALKATQAGFEVGTRTIVDVLNRTRDLYDSKRQLSNARYGYINSILALKQATGTLSEDDVIAINNGLKAPEVSQ
- a CDS encoding PspC domain-containing protein, with translation MNIDDLVRRLKNPRSIVCGVAAMTADKFSWSCLWTRVVWAVAAFMNPAFVLLVYFVLALVLPKWKPGY
- a CDS encoding DUF2333 family protein — encoded protein: MQVTWKRVSLAAAVLFLIGYIISVWWSVEPDSIEPHQLNNETGHKIVGYATTTSLILTMETLLDKNGGWLSNDVMPPSLFMDNMPAFEFGAIEQARDLALIMRKEFSRSQSQSTADKDLLAAHSKLNIEHTSWLVPSAEGEYRDAIKLLKLYRARIADTNNPDAQFYARADNLNEWLKEVQKRLGSMSQRLSASVGQERINTDLAGDTEASQSTPNLASQEIKTGWWQIDDVFYETRGATWALLNFMKAIEVDFADVLKKKNAEVSLQQIIRELEETQQPVWSPIVLNGSGFGIVANHSLVMANYISRANAAVIDLTNLLTQG
- a CDS encoding enoyl-CoA hydratase codes for the protein MSNIQFQDEQGVRIITINRPDKRNALNLEMYARLTEYLIQGESDNGINAFLLKGEGDCFTSGNDVADFLKNSDLGPNHPTVRFLFTLLDLTKPLVAAVAGPAVGIGTTLLLHCDLVYADNTAKFQLPFVNLALVPEAGASLLLPRLVGQTKASELLLLGEAFDAHSALSMGLINDLLPSDELMSHALSQSIKLAKKPPQALRASRRLIRGDSELIREQMQKELEEFAIRLQSDEAKAQFNAFLSR